A region from the Acipenser ruthenus chromosome 13, fAciRut3.2 maternal haplotype, whole genome shotgun sequence genome encodes:
- the LOC117417691 gene encoding protein Wnt-8b-like, which translates to MMLSLESCYSLYLLMVHIQSCYTWSVNNFLMTGPKAYLIYSSSVAAGAQSGIEECKYQFAWDRWNCPERALQLSTHSGLRSANRETAFVHAISSAGVMYTLTRNCSLGDFDNCGCDETRNGQLGGQGWLWGGCSDNVGFGEAISKQFVDALETGQDARAAMNLHNNEAGRKAVKGTMKRTCKCHGVSGSCTTQTCWLQLPEFREVGNYLKEKYHKALKVDLFKGAGNSAASRGAIAETFSTISKKELVHLEDSPDYCLENKTLGLQGTEGRECVKKGKNLSKWEKRSCKRLCGECGLAVEERKADMVSSCNCKFHWCCAVKCEQCRKTITKYFCVKKERRGTNESTGRRKKLRLKKAH; encoded by the exons GTCAGTGAATAATTTTCTGATGACTGGCCCAAAG GCCTATCTGATCTACTCCAGCAGCGTGGCTGCAGGTGCACAAAGCGGTATTGAAGAATGCAAATATCAGTTTGCTTGGGACCGCTGGAACTGTCCAGAGAGGGCGCTGCAGCTCTCCACACACAGCGGACTCAGAAGTG caAACAGAGAGACAGCATTTGTTCACGCTATCAGTTCTGCTGGTGTCATGTACACTCTTACCAGGAACTGCAGTTTAGGAGATTTTGATAACTGTGGCTGTGACGAAACTAGAAATGGGCAACTTG gagggcagggctggctctgGGGTGGCTGCAGTGATAATGTTGGCTTTGGAGAGGCCATCTCTAAGCAATTTGTTGATGCCTTGGAGACTGGACAAGATGCACGGGCTGCCATGAACCTCCACAACAATGAAGCAGGCAGAAAG GCAGTGAAAGGCACCATGAAAAGGACGTGTAAATGCCATGGGGTATCTGGTAGCTGCACCACACAGACCTGCTGGCTGCAGCTGCCAGAGTTCAGAGAAGTTGGCAACTACCTGAAGGAGAAGTATCACAAAGCCCTCAAAGTGGACCTCTTCAAGGGGGCAGGCAACAGTGCAGCCAGCCGAGGGGCCATCGCAGAGACCTTCAGCACCATCTCCAAGAAGGAGTTGGTTCACCTGGAGGACTCCCCTGACTACTGCCTGGAGAACAAGACGCTGGGCCTGCAGGGCACTGAGGGCCGTGAGTGCGTCAAGAAGGGCAAGAACCTGAGCAAGTGGGAGAAGCGGAGCTGCAAGAGGCTGTGCGGGGAGTGCGGGCTGGCTGTGGAGGAGAGGAAGGCAGACATGGTGTCTAGCTGCAACTGCAAGTTCCACTGGTGCTGCGCGGTTAAGTGTGAGCAGTGTCGGAAAACCATAACCAAGTACTTCTGCGTGAAGAAGGAGAGGAGGGGCACAAACGAAAGTACCGGCAGGAGGAAGAAACTCAGACTAAAGAAGGCGCACTAA